The following are encoded together in the Terriglobia bacterium genome:
- a CDS encoding lamin tail domain-containing protein has product MNFKSAVTRTILAAIALTFVFLLLVPPAAVHASSSGVVISQVYGGGGNAGSTFKNDFIEIFNAGSAPVNLSGWSVQYAAAAGTTWQVTALNGSIAPGQYFLIQESQGAGGTTPLPTPNATGNIAMSATAGKVALVSSTVALTGSCPVGGAIIDFVGYGTGSGGASCFEGTAAAPTLTNTTADLRKNNGLQDTDNNSADFATGTPNPRNTPVGTTNPSGAGTASPASVIQGGTTLLTVLVTPGANPTSTGIVVTGDLSSIGGSTTEPFFDDGTNGDVTAGNNTFSFSTVITVNTTPGSKTLPISISDAQGRSGSATISLTVTAAPLNLSIHDIQGPGDTSPFVGRLVSTTGIVTAVVSNGFFIQNPDSAVDSDPNTSEGVFVFTSSRPTAVATVGNLVQVTGTVNEFIPSSDPNSPPSTEISGSPAIALISSGNPLPTPVTLTAADTDPAGPIDQLEKYEGMRVHVDVMTVTGPTDGNLSEANATSTSNGVFFGVIAGIAQPFREPGVQLPDPLPPGSPANVPRWDSNPEILRVNTAVQSGSTKLDVTTGATVTSLTGPLDFNSRFYTILTDPDSGAIASGNVSATPVPVAAGNELTIANFNLERFYDTVDDPGTSDVALTATAFANRLNKASLAVRNVLNTPDIIGVEEMEHLTTLQALAAKISSDAVAAGQPDPNYQAFLVEGNDVGGIDVGLLVKSTINVISVEQVGKDTTFIQPDGTAALLNDRPPLVLTATASQPGSDTSLPFTMVVNHLRSLLSIDDPVDGARVRAKRAAQAEFLANLLQSHQAAGENVISVCDCNSFEFSDGYVDVLGTILGHPAPADQIVLASPDLVDPDFTDLVTTLPHDQQYSYDFNGSHQVLDHVVVSQGMLAKLSRFAIARNDADFPEVFRNDPNRPERISDHDMPVAYFTLPEPTPPVLHLPADITTEATSAAGAIVTFTATASDARDPITDALCTPASGSLFAFGATTVTCSATNSRHKTATGSFTVTVVDTTAPFVSVLGVSSGATYTLGAVPAASCSTTDSASGVAIPAALSTTGGTPNGVGHFTATCSGAVDNAGNHAPAVSATYDVLYVFSGFLTALSPDGPDGKTFNVGSTIPVKWRLQNAQGAFIVTPSSVGTIQVAPDPSCVAGQQGLAVDANFTGTGLLENNDRFQFNWKTTGLATGCYAFLLPLDDGTVKSAVVQLR; this is encoded by the coding sequence ATGAACTTCAAAAGCGCTGTAACTCGCACCATCCTTGCTGCAATCGCTCTCACCTTTGTTTTCCTTCTCCTGGTTCCACCGGCCGCAGTCCATGCCAGCTCCAGCGGAGTGGTGATCAGCCAGGTGTATGGCGGAGGTGGTAACGCCGGTTCCACGTTCAAGAACGATTTCATTGAGATATTCAATGCCGGTTCTGCTCCGGTGAACCTGAGTGGCTGGTCGGTGCAATACGCCGCGGCTGCGGGGACCACGTGGCAAGTCACCGCGCTCAACGGAAGCATCGCTCCGGGACAATATTTCCTGATCCAGGAATCGCAAGGCGCCGGCGGCACCACGCCTCTGCCCACACCTAACGCCACCGGCAACATCGCCATGAGCGCGACTGCGGGCAAGGTCGCTTTGGTCAGCAGCACCGTGGCATTGACCGGCAGCTGCCCCGTGGGTGGCGCGATCATAGACTTTGTCGGCTACGGCACCGGCTCCGGCGGCGCGAGTTGTTTTGAAGGCACGGCTGCGGCGCCCACGCTGACCAATACCACGGCCGACCTTCGCAAAAACAATGGTCTGCAAGATACTGACAACAACAGCGCAGATTTTGCCACCGGCACGCCCAACCCCCGCAACACTCCGGTAGGCACTACGAATCCGAGCGGCGCTGGAACGGCAAGCCCCGCCTCAGTCATTCAGGGCGGCACGACCTTATTAACAGTTCTGGTGACTCCAGGCGCCAATCCCACCAGCACTGGAATTGTCGTAACGGGAGACTTGAGCAGCATCGGAGGCTCAACGACCGAGCCCTTCTTTGACGACGGCACCAACGGCGACGTGACTGCGGGCAACAATACGTTCTCCTTCTCCACCGTCATCACGGTCAACACCACTCCCGGAAGCAAGACGCTGCCGATCTCGATCTCTGACGCGCAGGGCCGCAGCGGTTCAGCCACCATCTCGCTTACGGTTACCGCCGCGCCGCTGAATCTCTCGATTCATGACATTCAGGGGCCAGGAGACACCTCACCGTTCGTCGGCCGCTTGGTATCCACCACCGGAATTGTGACTGCTGTGGTCTCGAACGGTTTCTTCATCCAGAACCCTGACAGCGCCGTGGACTCTGATCCCAACACTTCGGAAGGCGTGTTTGTCTTTACTTCCAGCCGGCCCACTGCCGTAGCGACAGTCGGCAATCTGGTGCAGGTGACGGGAACGGTGAATGAGTTCATTCCCAGCAGCGATCCCAACAGCCCGCCTTCCACGGAAATCAGCGGTTCGCCGGCAATTGCGCTCATCAGCTCCGGCAACCCGCTGCCCACGCCCGTGACACTCACCGCCGCCGACACGGACCCCGCCGGGCCTATAGACCAGTTGGAAAAATACGAGGGCATGCGCGTCCACGTTGACGTGATGACGGTAACCGGCCCAACCGACGGCAACCTCAGCGAGGCCAATGCCACTTCAACCTCCAACGGTGTATTCTTTGGCGTGATCGCCGGTATCGCCCAGCCGTTCCGTGAGCCGGGAGTGCAATTGCCTGACCCGCTGCCGCCCGGCTCTCCCGCCAACGTGCCCAGATGGGATTCCAATCCTGAAATCCTGCGCGTGAATACCGCTGTGCAGAGCGGTTCCACCAAGCTCGATGTGACCACCGGCGCAACCGTGACCAGCCTGACTGGGCCGCTGGATTTCAATTCGCGCTTCTACACCATCCTCACTGATCCGGACTCGGGCGCGATAGCCAGCGGCAACGTGAGCGCCACACCGGTCCCGGTTGCAGCCGGTAACGAACTCACCATCGCGAACTTCAACCTGGAGCGCTTCTATGACACCGTGGACGATCCGGGCACCAGTGACGTGGCGCTCACCGCCACGGCCTTCGCCAATCGTCTGAACAAGGCTTCGCTGGCGGTCCGCAATGTCCTCAACACGCCGGACATTATCGGCGTGGAAGAAATGGAACATCTCACCACTCTGCAGGCCCTGGCTGCCAAGATCAGCAGCGATGCTGTTGCCGCAGGCCAGCCCGACCCCAATTACCAGGCGTTCCTGGTTGAGGGCAATGACGTGGGCGGAATAGACGTAGGGCTTCTGGTCAAGAGCACCATCAACGTAATTTCGGTGGAGCAGGTGGGCAAAGACACAACATTCATTCAGCCGGACGGCACGGCAGCGCTGCTGAATGATCGTCCGCCGCTGGTGCTTACGGCCACGGCATCACAGCCCGGTTCTGATACGTCGCTGCCGTTTACCATGGTGGTAAACCATCTGCGCTCCCTCCTGAGCATTGACGATCCAGTGGACGGCGCTCGCGTTCGCGCCAAACGGGCTGCGCAAGCTGAGTTCCTGGCCAATCTGCTGCAATCGCACCAGGCAGCGGGCGAGAACGTCATCTCCGTCTGCGATTGCAACTCCTTCGAGTTCAGTGATGGTTATGTGGATGTCCTGGGGACGATTCTCGGCCATCCGGCGCCCGCAGACCAGATTGTCCTTGCCAGCCCTGACCTGGTGGATCCCGATTTCACCGATCTGGTCACGACCTTGCCGCACGACCAGCAATACTCCTATGACTTCAACGGCAGCCATCAGGTGTTGGACCACGTTGTCGTGAGCCAGGGTATGCTGGCCAAGCTCAGCCGCTTCGCGATTGCCAGAAATGACGCGGACTTCCCTGAAGTCTTCCGCAATGACCCTAACCGGCCGGAGCGCATCTCCGACCACGATATGCCGGTGGCCTACTTCACGCTGCCTGAGCCCACACCGCCGGTCCTGCACTTGCCCGCGGACATCACAACGGAAGCAACCAGCGCGGCCGGAGCAATTGTGACCTTCACCGCCACAGCCAGCGACGCTCGCGATCCCATCACGGACGCTCTCTGCACGCCTGCTTCGGGTTCTTTGTTTGCCTTCGGCGCCACGACCGTGACTTGTTCGGCCACTAACAGCCGGCACAAGACAGCCACCGGCAGCTTCACGGTCACCGTGGTTGATACTACGGCGCCATTCGTCTCGGTGCTGGGCGTGAGCAGCGGAGCAACCTACACGCTGGGCGCCGTCCCCGCCGCCAGTTGTTCGACAACGGACTCAGCTTCCGGCGTTGCCATTCCGGCGGCTCTGTCCACCACCGGCGGAACGCCGAATGGTGTGGGCCACTTCACCGCTACATGCAGCGGCGCCGTGGACAATGCCGGCAACCATGCCCCGGCGGTGAGTGCCACGTACGACGTGCTGTATGTCTTCTCCGGTTTCCTGACGGCCCTCTCGCCGGATGGGCCGGATGGCAAGACCTTCAACGTTGGTTCGACAATCCCCGTCAAATGGCGGCTGCAGAACGCGCAAGGAGCGTTCATCGTGACCCCATCTTCGGTAGGGACCATCCAGGTTGCGCCGGATCCCTCCTGCGTTGCAGGCCAGCAAGGGCTGGCCGTTGACGCCAACTTTACCGGTACGGGTTTGTTGGAGAACAACGACAGGTTCCAGTTCAACTGGAAGACCACCGGCCTGGCGACGGGATGCTATGCCTTCCTGCTGCCTCTGGATGACGGTACGGTCAAGAGTGCCGTAGTGCAATTGCGTTAG
- a CDS encoding immune inhibitor A, with protein sequence MSRLSRRPALLLFLFLIFAALPILAQVSQPNLQEQPTAGDPVHVLPVQTVQTFHHGVPWRDPNAFVAFAAPAGAHLTYFGGPIISNVQVVQVLYGSGSYNAQVAGTSSPTMGNFFADITTTGLITLLQQYNTNISGGTGQVFGNGTFAGLFQIVPSAGNNGSTITDAQIQSELLAQITAGHLPAPVIDATGNPNTIYMIYFPPGKTISQGGSSSCVAGGFCAYHGTTSTLFSGKNVLYGVLPDMQAGSGCATGCGTSTTFGNYTSVTSHELVEAMTDAFVGIATTFAPPLAWYDQTNGEIGDICNGQQGSYVANGTTYTIQLEFSNSANNCVNFPAQSTPNFTLSASPASLNVTQGTSGSSTITVTPSGGFTGAVTLSNSALPSGVTATFGTNPTTGSSVLTFTASSTATTGTSTITITGVNGTLTHTTSVSLTISAPAAPNFTLSASPASLSVTQGTSGNSTITVTPSGGFTGSVTLSNSALPSGVTATFGTNPTTSTSVLTFTASASATTGTSTITITGTSGTLTHTTTISLTVNPSGGTTNLIVNGGFEAATAAPWTLTAGVLNTSSSEPPHSGVKDAWLDGYGTSHTDTATQTVTIPSTATTATLTFWLHIDTAETTTTTAFDVLSIQVLNTGGTLLQTLGTFSNLNKAAGYTQRSFNVIAFKGQTIQIRFRGVEDSSLQTSFVIDDVALNVQ encoded by the coding sequence ATGTCCCGATTGTCCCGACGTCCAGCGTTGTTACTGTTTCTTTTTCTGATTTTCGCAGCCCTGCCCATCCTGGCGCAGGTTTCACAGCCCAATTTGCAAGAGCAACCGACCGCAGGAGATCCGGTCCACGTTCTGCCTGTGCAAACTGTGCAGACTTTCCATCACGGCGTTCCGTGGCGCGATCCCAACGCGTTCGTAGCTTTCGCGGCCCCGGCCGGCGCACACCTCACGTACTTTGGCGGACCGATCATTTCCAACGTCCAGGTGGTGCAGGTGTTGTACGGAAGCGGCTCTTACAACGCGCAAGTTGCCGGAACCTCCTCACCCACCATGGGCAATTTCTTTGCTGATATCACCACCACCGGATTGATCACTTTACTGCAACAGTACAACACCAACATCTCGGGCGGTACCGGCCAGGTGTTTGGCAACGGCACGTTCGCCGGGCTGTTCCAGATTGTTCCCTCAGCTGGCAACAACGGCTCCACCATCACCGACGCGCAGATCCAGTCAGAGCTTCTGGCCCAGATCACCGCAGGTCACCTGCCCGCGCCGGTTATTGACGCTACAGGCAACCCGAACACCATCTATATGATCTACTTCCCCCCGGGGAAGACGATCTCGCAGGGCGGATCTTCAAGCTGCGTGGCCGGCGGTTTCTGCGCCTATCACGGTACCACGTCGACTTTGTTTAGCGGCAAGAACGTTCTGTACGGCGTACTGCCGGACATGCAGGCCGGCAGCGGCTGCGCTACGGGCTGCGGCACGTCGACCACGTTCGGCAACTACACCTCGGTGACCAGCCATGAGTTGGTCGAAGCCATGACCGATGCGTTTGTGGGCATTGCCACCACCTTCGCTCCACCCCTGGCCTGGTATGACCAGACCAACGGCGAAATTGGTGACATCTGCAACGGCCAGCAAGGTTCGTACGTCGCCAACGGCACCACGTACACCATCCAGCTGGAGTTCTCCAATTCTGCAAATAACTGCGTCAATTTCCCGGCGCAAAGCACGCCAAACTTCACGCTGTCGGCTTCACCGGCCAGCTTGAACGTTACCCAGGGCACCAGCGGAAGCAGCACCATCACCGTGACGCCTTCCGGCGGATTCACCGGCGCGGTGACGCTCTCCAACTCGGCGCTGCCTAGCGGCGTGACTGCCACGTTCGGCACCAACCCGACCACCGGCAGCAGCGTACTGACCTTTACCGCCAGCAGCACGGCGACGACCGGCACCAGCACGATCACCATCACCGGCGTGAACGGCACGCTGACGCACACCACCTCAGTCAGCCTGACGATCAGCGCCCCAGCGGCTCCGAACTTCACGCTGTCGGCTTCGCCGGCCAGTTTGAGCGTTACCCAGGGCACCAGCGGAAACAGCACCATCACCGTGACGCCCTCGGGCGGCTTCACGGGATCGGTCACGCTTTCCAACTCGGCCCTGCCTAGCGGCGTAACGGCAACGTTCGGAACCAATCCGACCACCTCCACCAGCGTGCTAACCTTTACCGCTAGCGCGTCTGCAACCACCGGCACCAGCACGATCACGATCACCGGCACGTCCGGGACCCTCACCCACACCACCACCATCAGCCTGACCGTGAATCCCTCGGGAGGTACAACGAACCTCATCGTCAATGGCGGCTTTGAGGCTGCTACAGCCGCTCCGTGGACTCTGACGGCCGGCGTGCTCAACACGTCCTCCTCGGAGCCACCGCATAGCGGAGTCAAGGACGCCTGGCTGGATGGCTACGGCACCTCGCATACTGACACAGCTACTCAGACGGTCACCATTCCGTCAACTGCAACCACGGCCACGCTGACCTTCTGGCTGCACATTGACACGGCTGAAACCACAACTACCACCGCATTTGACGTCCTGTCCATACAGGTCCTCAATACCGGCGGAACCCTGCTGCAAACGCTAGGCACTTTCTCCAACCTGAACAAGGCCGCCGGCTATACGCAGCGCTCCTTTAACGTGATCGCCTTCAAGGGCCAGACCATCCAGATACGCTTCCGCGGCGTTGAGGATTCCAGCCTGCAAACCTCGTTCGTGATTGACGACGTGGCTTTGAACGTCCAATAA
- a CDS encoding DUF4157 domain-containing protein — translation MQRSKPVLTRRHRDASSTASTSAARNKVETQPADVFCLQRTAGNHAVSQLFGTSMDGLSLGHSGDANELEAEQAANRIGAASVPTPDRPSGGRSHAGNQLPVDVREEFESRFGADFGSVRVHTDDRAARLADRLEARAFTVNRDVAFGPDEFSPHTLQGKRLLAHELAHVVQQTGSYGERRSSPPVIQREPKSLGTKTLPQGKDANPKRDKPGAHANDYKNISMHFNGEDLVVTGDGKEIFRYSAQSGRPIRLTAKDAAECGGDVVTDSYLNDPRFVGITDNGPIPEGTYRFDPPAIQRFSLGEEFGLIVAGVFGKKQTTVQGQPIHAGDWGSGRVALQPVGPLKEGPCGHANSRSGFFLHGGWLAGSSGCIDIGTNFNELADFLTGYKRPVTVKVSYERRTAPPVGFFTGLSGLLAYGKPQFGHGPQLSLGAEFTPTGARAVGSIGYNAVMQWAGGALSLGARLDIPFNDREAFVRAGLSGALHFRLLRGLYGQLSGGYNWDLTGREMRQGAEFGAGLKYDFGRTQLEVLYNVLRPMAEDQRIHQALVGVGFVF, via the coding sequence ATGCAGCGTAGCAAGCCAGTTCTCACGAGGCGGCACAGGGATGCGAGCAGCACCGCGTCCACAAGTGCCGCCCGGAACAAGGTCGAAACACAGCCAGCGGATGTTTTCTGCTTGCAGAGAACGGCCGGGAACCATGCTGTAAGCCAGCTCTTCGGGACCTCAATGGACGGCTTGTCTCTCGGCCATTCTGGCGACGCAAACGAGCTGGAAGCTGAGCAGGCAGCAAACAGGATTGGGGCCGCATCTGTCCCAACTCCAGACCGTCCGTCCGGCGGTCGCTCTCACGCCGGCAACCAGCTGCCGGTTGACGTCAGAGAGGAGTTTGAATCTCGGTTCGGCGCTGATTTCGGCTCGGTCCGTGTGCATACTGACGACCGCGCGGCCCGGCTTGCCGATCGGCTGGAAGCGCGAGCTTTTACGGTGAACCGTGACGTCGCGTTTGGTCCTGATGAGTTTTCGCCGCACACCCTGCAGGGGAAGCGGTTACTGGCCCATGAGCTTGCTCACGTTGTCCAGCAGACCGGCTCATATGGAGAACGCCGGAGTTCTCCCCCTGTAATCCAGAGAGAACCGAAGTCGCTGGGGACGAAGACGCTACCCCAGGGTAAAGATGCAAATCCCAAGCGCGATAAGCCAGGCGCCCATGCCAATGACTACAAAAACATCAGCATGCATTTCAACGGAGAAGATCTGGTCGTCACCGGCGACGGCAAAGAAATTTTCCGCTATTCCGCGCAGTCGGGAAGGCCCATCCGCCTTACGGCAAAGGATGCAGCGGAGTGCGGCGGCGATGTGGTGACGGACAGCTACCTGAATGATCCGCGCTTCGTAGGCATTACCGACAATGGTCCCATTCCCGAAGGCACCTACCGTTTTGATCCGCCTGCCATTCAGCGGTTCTCCCTGGGCGAAGAGTTTGGGCTGATTGTGGCAGGCGTCTTTGGGAAAAAACAGACGACCGTACAGGGACAACCCATTCATGCCGGCGACTGGGGAAGTGGACGAGTTGCCCTGCAGCCTGTTGGGCCTTTGAAGGAAGGCCCCTGCGGTCATGCCAATTCTCGCAGCGGCTTCTTTCTTCATGGCGGGTGGCTGGCAGGAAGCTCCGGGTGCATCGACATCGGGACGAATTTTAATGAGTTGGCTGATTTTTTAACGGGATATAAGCGGCCTGTCACGGTCAAGGTCAGCTATGAGCGTCGAACCGCGCCTCCGGTGGGATTTTTTACCGGTTTGTCCGGTCTTCTCGCTTACGGAAAACCCCAATTCGGACATGGCCCGCAACTTAGTTTAGGAGCTGAATTCACCCCAACGGGAGCTCGTGCCGTAGGATCGATCGGGTATAACGCGGTGATGCAGTGGGCCGGCGGCGCGCTGTCCCTCGGCGCACGTCTGGATATTCCTTTCAATGATCGCGAGGCCTTCGTGCGCGCCGGTCTCAGCGGAGCATTGCACTTTCGTCTGTTGCGCGGGCTGTACGGCCAGTTAAGCGGAGGCTACAATTGGGACCTCACTGGCCGCGAGATGAGGCAAGGAGCCGAGTTTGGCGCGGGTTTGAAATATGATTTCGGCCGGACTCAGCTGGAGGTACTCTATAACGTGTTGCGTCCCATGGCCGAGGATCAGCGCATTCACCAGGCGCTGGTCGGGGTCGGGTTCGTGTTTTAA
- a CDS encoding SMP-30/gluconolactonase/LRE family protein, translating into MQTSDDNFVYLNRENRWPGFHLYGLEIRADGALQLCPVPSIESDSLTGLQGLPVPNGPAGVAVDRDGTVYFSDPSGHTVKRRQGCDGEVVALPCLGRAGTAPGQFNTPRGLLIANQRRALFVADSGNHRIQIFDPDTQELLEIWGGPGFATPAPSSDPGRFDTPWTMAQDSLGNIYVLDYGNKRVQQFNPAGDVIASFSDAVLTSGCLQQPCDVAVWEHEGQVRVLVADSKARQIFVFDRDGHALAMQDQQGNPIAIGAGSLSGPMGMAVREGILYIGDNGLKRVLAFQLGGDFALRGEARGYELPVAALATDVNNDIWVHPGGASVPLELFLGQAYRTHGILWSDPVVVSSSKVRWSTLRSELEHFLPNIHLQLLCYTSDKLADAPTVDASSENPFSDSKWRPLWHDFYTDITDIFIGGEPARYLWIGAQFSGDGTASPVVRQMRVDFDREGYERHLPVIYRAQAGCGAFLVRFLGLFESFLGEVEDEISGLPALFDTTAARKEFLPWLAGWLGQALDENWSEAKKREVIAGAFASYARRGTARGLRERLWTLAGVNAVIEEPIQHAAWWSLPSHPEACCASCGDHASSGDLPWDGTENSRLGWSTMLAPAQASGAIIGTTAVLDQSHLIPAEDFGAPLFSDLAFQFSVLVYQSDVVCAERLARLKAVLEQERPAHTQYQLCVVRPEMRVGFQGRVGIDTVVAGERPSFGLGAEKLGEGTALGGAPSPHIGESRLGMQLHVG; encoded by the coding sequence ATGCAGACCAGCGATGATAATTTTGTCTATCTAAACCGGGAAAACCGGTGGCCCGGCTTTCATCTGTACGGCCTTGAAATCCGCGCCGACGGCGCTTTGCAGCTCTGTCCGGTCCCTTCGATCGAGAGTGATAGTCTCACGGGGCTTCAAGGCCTGCCTGTTCCAAACGGGCCCGCGGGGGTCGCGGTGGACCGCGACGGCACGGTTTATTTCAGTGATCCATCGGGCCATACGGTAAAACGCCGTCAGGGGTGCGATGGGGAGGTAGTCGCGCTGCCGTGCCTGGGCCGCGCCGGAACAGCCCCCGGCCAGTTCAACACGCCGCGAGGCCTGCTGATTGCCAATCAGCGCCGTGCGCTCTTTGTCGCCGACAGCGGGAACCATCGTATTCAGATTTTTGATCCCGATACACAAGAGTTGCTGGAGATTTGGGGAGGGCCCGGTTTCGCGACGCCGGCCCCAAGCTCCGATCCTGGACGGTTTGATACTCCATGGACCATGGCACAAGATTCCCTGGGCAATATCTATGTGCTCGATTACGGAAACAAGCGCGTACAGCAGTTCAATCCCGCGGGAGACGTTATCGCGTCATTCTCCGATGCAGTTCTGACCAGCGGCTGCCTGCAGCAGCCATGCGACGTCGCAGTCTGGGAGCACGAGGGCCAGGTACGGGTCCTGGTTGCCGACAGCAAGGCGCGGCAGATTTTTGTCTTCGACCGTGACGGCCACGCTCTCGCGATGCAGGACCAGCAGGGCAATCCCATAGCGATTGGCGCAGGTTCGCTGTCCGGTCCCATGGGGATGGCTGTCCGCGAGGGCATCCTTTATATAGGAGACAATGGCCTGAAGCGGGTCCTGGCCTTTCAGTTGGGCGGAGATTTTGCGCTGCGGGGCGAGGCCCGAGGCTATGAGCTTCCCGTTGCCGCTCTGGCCACGGACGTCAACAATGACATTTGGGTGCACCCGGGCGGGGCCAGTGTTCCACTGGAACTGTTTTTGGGGCAGGCCTATCGGACACACGGCATTCTGTGGAGCGATCCGGTTGTTGTCTCTTCGAGCAAGGTGCGCTGGTCAACGTTGCGCTCGGAGTTGGAGCACTTCCTACCTAATATTCACCTGCAACTGTTGTGTTACACATCAGACAAACTGGCCGATGCGCCCACAGTGGACGCGAGCAGTGAAAATCCATTCTCTGATTCCAAATGGCGTCCGCTTTGGCACGATTTTTATACCGACATCACGGACATTTTTATAGGCGGGGAGCCGGCCCGCTATCTCTGGATTGGAGCGCAGTTCTCCGGTGACGGCACGGCCAGCCCGGTTGTCCGGCAAATGCGGGTGGATTTTGATCGCGAAGGATATGAGCGCCATCTTCCGGTGATTTATCGGGCGCAGGCCGGATGCGGAGCTTTCCTGGTCCGCTTTCTGGGGCTGTTTGAGAGCTTTCTTGGCGAGGTTGAAGATGAAATTTCAGGGCTGCCGGCCTTGTTTGATACCACCGCGGCCCGCAAGGAGTTTCTGCCGTGGCTGGCCGGGTGGCTGGGGCAGGCGCTGGATGAAAACTGGAGCGAGGCGAAGAAGCGGGAGGTCATTGCAGGGGCCTTTGCTTCATATGCCCGGCGAGGCACGGCGCGAGGCCTACGTGAACGCCTGTGGACGCTGGCCGGCGTGAATGCCGTGATCGAAGAGCCTATCCAGCACGCCGCCTGGTGGAGTTTGCCCAGCCATCCTGAGGCCTGCTGCGCTTCCTGCGGCGATCATGCATCGAGCGGAGACCTGCCCTGGGACGGCACGGAAAATTCACGCCTGGGATGGAGCACCATGCTGGCTCCGGCCCAGGCATCGGGGGCTATCATCGGCACCACGGCGGTGCTGGATCAGTCGCATCTGATTCCGGCGGAGGATTTCGGCGCGCCGCTGTTCTCTGACCTGGCTTTCCAGTTCAGCGTTCTGGTTTACCAGAGTGACGTTGTCTGTGCGGAGAGGCTGGCGCGGCTGAAAGCCGTTCTGGAGCAGGAGCGGCCTGCGCATACGCAGTATCAGCTTTGCGTGGTCCGGCCGGAGATGCGCGTTGGATTTCAGGGCCGGGTTGGAATTGACACTGTCGTCGCGGGCGAGCGGCCTTCGTTTGGCCTGGGGGCCGAGAAATTGGGAGAAGGGACCGCGCTGGGCGGTGCGCCTTCGCCGCACATCGGCGAAAGCAGACTGGGGATGCAACTCCATGTGGGTTGA